The proteins below come from a single Serratia fonticola genomic window:
- a CDS encoding alkyl/aryl-sulfatase, translating to MRLKLIVKSLALAGLLSSTALTPLFAQEAPKEATASTKQANDALYNQLPFSDNTDFTNAHKGFIAAIPTDVIKGEQGNVVWDPQKYAFIKEGDKSPDSVNPSLWRQSQLINISGLFEVTEGVYQIRNLDLSNMTIIEGKEGITVVDPLVSAETAKVGMDLYFKNRGNKPVVAVIYTHSHVDHYGGVRGVVDEADVKSGKVKIYAPAGFMDEAVSENIMAGNVMSRRASYMYGNLLKPDEKGQVGAGLGTTTSAGTVTLIAPTNYITKTGQKETIDGLTYDFMMAPGSEAPSEMLWYIEEKKLIEAAEDVTHTLHNTYSLRGAKIRDPLAWSKYINDAINRWGDKAEIIMAQHHWPTWGNENVVNLMKGQRDMYRYINDQTLRLANTGLTRDEIAANFKLPDGLAKTWASRGYYGSVSHDVKATYVLYLGWFDGNPATLDELPPEEAAKKFVEYMGGADNILQKAKTDFDQGNYRWVAQVVSKVVFADPNNEAARHLEADALEQLGYQAESGPWRNFYLTGAQELRNGVQKLPTPNTASPDTVKAMSPEMFFDYLGVHIDGEKAANAKAVFNIDLGSDGGKYKLELENGVLNHTAGAEAKDADATITLNRETLNKIILKEETLKQAVDKGEVKVTGNGAKLDEMLGYMDKFEFWFNIVTP from the coding sequence ATGAGGCTTAAGTTAATCGTCAAGAGTCTTGCTCTGGCAGGGCTGCTTTCATCCACGGCACTGACTCCGCTGTTTGCGCAGGAAGCCCCCAAAGAGGCGACGGCTTCAACCAAACAAGCCAACGACGCACTCTATAACCAACTTCCCTTCTCTGATAACACTGATTTTACCAACGCGCACAAAGGCTTTATTGCTGCAATCCCCACTGATGTCATAAAAGGTGAGCAGGGGAATGTGGTCTGGGATCCGCAGAAATATGCCTTTATCAAAGAGGGTGATAAATCGCCGGATAGTGTGAACCCTAGCCTGTGGCGTCAGTCCCAATTAATCAACATCAGCGGCCTTTTTGAAGTGACCGAGGGTGTATACCAGATCCGTAATCTCGACTTATCCAATATGACCATTATTGAGGGTAAAGAGGGGATTACTGTTGTTGATCCCCTCGTTTCTGCAGAAACAGCAAAAGTCGGCATGGATTTATACTTCAAAAATCGTGGCAATAAACCCGTTGTCGCGGTGATTTACACCCACAGTCACGTTGACCATTACGGTGGCGTTCGCGGAGTCGTCGACGAAGCAGATGTGAAATCAGGCAAAGTGAAGATTTACGCCCCGGCGGGCTTTATGGACGAAGCCGTGTCCGAGAACATTATGGCGGGTAACGTCATGAGCCGCCGCGCCAGTTACATGTACGGCAACCTGCTGAAGCCTGATGAAAAAGGCCAGGTTGGTGCCGGTCTTGGGACAACGACTTCTGCAGGGACGGTGACATTAATCGCCCCGACTAACTACATCACCAAAACCGGACAAAAAGAGACTATTGATGGCCTGACCTACGATTTCATGATGGCGCCAGGCTCTGAAGCACCGTCCGAAATGCTGTGGTATATCGAAGAGAAAAAACTCATCGAAGCTGCGGAAGATGTGACTCACACTCTGCACAATACTTACTCGCTGCGCGGGGCGAAAATTCGTGATCCGCTGGCATGGTCGAAATATATCAACGATGCCATTAACCGCTGGGGTGATAAGGCCGAAATCATTATGGCTCAACACCACTGGCCAACGTGGGGCAATGAAAACGTTGTTAACCTGATGAAAGGTCAGCGTGATATGTATCGCTATATCAACGACCAGACATTACGTCTTGCTAATACCGGTCTGACACGTGATGAAATTGCTGCCAACTTCAAACTTCCAGACGGCCTGGCAAAAACCTGGGCAAGCCGTGGCTATTACGGTTCGGTGAGCCACGATGTTAAAGCTACCTACGTGCTTTACCTCGGCTGGTTCGATGGCAACCCGGCAACCCTGGATGAACTGCCGCCAGAAGAGGCAGCGAAGAAATTCGTCGAGTACATGGGCGGTGCCGATAACATCCTGCAAAAAGCGAAAACTGATTTTGATCAGGGGAACTATCGCTGGGTTGCCCAGGTTGTCAGTAAAGTCGTGTTTGCCGACCCCAACAACGAGGCGGCACGTCATCTGGAAGCGGATGCACTCGAGCAATTGGGGTACCAGGCTGAATCTGGACCATGGCGTAACTTCTACCTGACCGGCGCGCAGGAGTTGCGTAATGGGGTTCAGAAATTACCTACGCCAAATACCGCAAGTCCAGATACGGTGAAAGCCATGTCACCTGAGATGTTCTTCGACTACCTCGGAGTACATATCGACGGTGAAAAAGCGGCAAACGCCAAAGCGGTATTCAATATCGACCTCGGCAGCGACGGCGGTAAGTACAAGCTGGAGCTGGAAAATGGCGTACTGAACCATACTGCTGGTGCTGAAGCGAA